A region from the Fibrobacter sp. genome encodes:
- a CDS encoding TIGR02147 family protein, whose translation MEYRDFLRDFYEENKNQKPYFSFRYMGNKLSIDPSHLAKIFQKQRHVGENTIQPLIKFCDLKDSDAEYFETLIRFNKAKSEREYKMFFDKLLALKGVKAEVLESNKYEFYTKWYYTAVLSLLDFFPFSDDYKALATKISPPITENETRKAIALLEKLELIKRNPDGFYTPTKQIITTGEPVRTAAIRAFQLETIRLAGESLSRHPKEKRNISTVTITVSEDTLEKLNEMIKIFRENSLKLAKEEKNSEKVYQLNIQLFPLSD comes from the coding sequence ATGGAATACAGAGATTTCCTCAGGGATTTTTACGAGGAAAACAAGAATCAGAAACCCTATTTCTCGTTCAGGTACATGGGAAATAAGCTCTCTATCGACCCCTCACACCTGGCCAAGATATTCCAAAAACAACGTCATGTTGGAGAAAACACGATTCAGCCTCTTATAAAATTCTGTGATCTGAAAGACAGTGATGCGGAATATTTCGAAACTCTGATAAGGTTCAATAAGGCAAAGTCTGAACGAGAATACAAAATGTTCTTTGATAAGCTTCTGGCTCTTAAAGGAGTCAAAGCTGAGGTGCTGGAATCGAATAAGTATGAATTCTATACTAAGTGGTATTATACAGCAGTCCTCTCTCTTCTGGATTTTTTTCCCTTTTCAGATGATTACAAGGCACTTGCCACGAAAATCAGCCCTCCAATTACCGAAAATGAAACCAGAAAAGCAATTGCATTACTGGAAAAACTGGAGCTTATAAAGAGAAATCCGGATGGGTTCTATACTCCGACAAAGCAGATTATCACTACAGGTGAACCCGTGCGAACAGCAGCAATCAGGGCTTTCCAGCTTGAGACTATTCGACTTGCAGGAGAATCTCTCAGCCGCCATCCAAAAGAAAAACGCAATATTTCCACTGTCACCATCACTGTATCCGAAGATACTCTTGAAAAACTCAATGAAATGATCAAAATATTCAGAGAAAACTCACTGAAGCTGGCAAAAGAAGAGAAAAATTCTGAAAAAGTATACCAGTTGAATATTCAGCTCTTCCCTTTATCAGATTGA
- a CDS encoding carboxypeptidase regulatory-like domain-containing protein, with protein MKNSISSVLIFPVFLLLSCAVDKTVGTGSETINCLAGSVLNPDKTPEPDAVVQLIPESFDIIKDGPLPSSLIDTTDENGTYSFTRIVEGGYTINARSSRTATAAIITDVNISKDTVFAPDAELEKTGTIRIVFTDNITEPNSYVYIPGTSLYSMIESGNNEVIIESVPPGVIPEILQSWTDRDSSFVIRRDVEVTPDDTVILANHQWKFNQRIYLNTSPTGAEINGDIYEFPLLIRLNKDNFDFGQAGSDGADIRFTKPDHYHPISYQFKLF; from the coding sequence ATGAAAAACAGCATCTCATCAGTATTGATATTCCCCGTCTTCCTGCTCTTATCCTGTGCGGTTGACAAAACAGTAGGAACCGGCTCAGAGACAATTAACTGCCTTGCAGGCAGTGTCTTGAATCCGGACAAAACGCCGGAACCGGATGCTGTCGTTCAGCTTATTCCGGAGTCTTTCGATATCATTAAAGACGGTCCCCTGCCCTCAAGTCTGATCGATACTACTGATGAAAACGGCACATACTCGTTTACCCGGATAGTTGAAGGCGGATATACCATTAATGCCCGAAGCAGTCGTACAGCCACAGCGGCAATAATCACAGATGTAAACATATCCAAAGATACAGTATTTGCCCCTGATGCTGAACTTGAGAAAACAGGAACTATCAGAATTGTATTCACTGACAATATTACTGAACCAAACAGTTACGTCTATATTCCCGGTACATCACTGTATTCAATGATAGAAAGTGGAAATAATGAGGTGATTATTGAATCGGTACCACCCGGAGTAATTCCTGAAATCCTACAATCATGGACAGACAGGGATTCATCGTTTGTAATCAGAAGAGATGTTGAGGTCACTCCGGATGACACAGTTATACTTGCAAATCACCAGTGGAAGTTCAACCAGCGGATTTATCTTAACACTTCCCCCACAGGTGCAGAGATAAACGGGGACATATATGAGTTTCCGTTACTGATCAGATTGAATAAGGATAACTTCGATTTTGGGCAGGCTGGAAGTGACGGTGCTGATA